In Crinalium epipsammum PCC 9333, the following are encoded in one genomic region:
- the nuoK gene encoding NADH-quinone oxidoreductase subunit NuoK codes for MHLQLQYFLLLAAALFCIGIYGLITSRNAVRVLMSIELMLNAVNINLIAFSNYLDPQEIKGQVFAVFVLTVAAAEAAVGLAIVLSIYRNRETVDMEQFNLLKW; via the coding sequence ATGCACCTACAACTTCAGTATTTCTTACTATTAGCTGCGGCTTTGTTCTGTATTGGCATTTATGGCTTGATTACTAGCCGTAATGCTGTGCGAGTGTTGATGTCAATTGAGTTGATGCTAAATGCGGTCAACATTAATTTAATTGCTTTTTCTAATTACCTCGATCCTCAAGAAATTAAGGGTCAGGTGTTTGCGGTATTTGTACTCACTGTGGCTGCGGCTGAGGCAGCAGTGGGTTTAGCGATTGTGTTGTCGATTTATCGCAACCGCGAAACAGTGGATATGGAGCAGTTTAATTTGCTGAAATGGTAA
- a CDS encoding NADH-quinone oxidoreductase subunit J, which translates to MNLAEGVQIVSFGLLAVMMLGAALGVVLLANIVYSAFLLGGVFISIAGLYLLLNADFVATAQVLIYVGAVNILILFAIMLVNKREDFKPLRNRWIRQGSTALVCAGLFTLLSTMVLVSPWDLAPGGITGQNTVVELGLHFFSDFLLPFELASVLLLMAMVGAIILARREFIPEEILPDLNQPTSLTLQERPRELLTVGSGGKGDTTTQPIDTNA; encoded by the coding sequence GTGAATTTAGCAGAAGGGGTTCAGATTGTTTCGTTTGGCTTATTAGCAGTAATGATGCTTGGGGCAGCTTTAGGGGTAGTGCTGTTGGCTAACATCGTTTACTCTGCTTTTTTGTTAGGCGGCGTGTTTATCAGCATTGCTGGTTTATACCTTTTGCTGAATGCTGACTTTGTAGCGACAGCACAAGTATTAATCTATGTTGGAGCGGTGAACATTCTAATTTTATTTGCGATCATGCTTGTGAACAAGCGTGAAGATTTTAAGCCGCTTCGCAATCGTTGGATACGTCAAGGGTCAACAGCTTTAGTCTGTGCGGGTTTGTTTACACTCTTAAGCACAATGGTACTGGTAAGCCCTTGGGATTTGGCTCCTGGTGGGATTACTGGTCAAAATACGGTTGTGGAATTGGGTCTACACTTTTTTAGTGACTTTTTACTACCTTTTGAGTTGGCTTCTGTATTGTTGTTGATGGCAATGGTAGGTGCAATTATTCTGGCACGTCGGGAATTTATTCCAGAGGAAATTTTACCTGATCTCAATCAGCCTACGAGTTTGACTTTACAAGAAAGACCAAGAGAACTATTGACTGTAGGTAGTGGTGGCAAAGGTGATACTACTACTCAACCTATAGATACAAATGCCTAG
- the ndhI gene encoding NAD(P)H-quinone oxidoreductase subunit I encodes MKFLKQVSDYAKETVQSARYIGQGLSVTFDHMRRRPVTVQYPYEKLIPSERFRGRIHFEFDKCISCEVCVRVCPINLPVVDWEFDKASKKKKLKHYSIDFGVCIFCGNCVEYCPTNCLSMTEEYEMSTYDRHELNYDNVALGRLPYKVTDDPMVTPLRELAYLPKGVTEPHGLPADVRRAGQRPEEIAEQIEK; translated from the coding sequence ATCAAATTCCTGAAACAAGTTAGCGACTACGCTAAAGAAACTGTACAATCAGCACGCTATATTGGTCAGGGGTTATCTGTTACCTTCGACCATATGCGTCGTCGTCCGGTTACAGTACAGTATCCTTACGAAAAACTAATTCCCTCTGAACGCTTCCGGGGTCGGATTCACTTCGAGTTTGATAAGTGTATTTCCTGTGAAGTTTGTGTGCGTGTATGTCCCATCAACCTACCAGTTGTAGATTGGGAATTTGATAAAGCTTCTAAGAAGAAAAAACTGAAGCACTATAGCATCGACTTTGGGGTTTGTATCTTTTGCGGCAACTGTGTAGAATACTGCCCTACTAACTGTCTATCTATGACAGAAGAGTATGAGATGTCCACCTACGACCGTCATGAATTGAATTATGACAACGTAGCATTGGGTCGCTTACCTTACAAAGTTACAGATGACCCAATGGTAACTCCTCTAAGGGAATTGGCTTACCTGCCCAAAGGTGTAACTGAACCCCACGGCTTGCCAGCAGATGTTCGTCGTGCTGGTCAGCGCCCAGAGGAAATTGCAGAACAAATCGAAAAATAA